In Leptolyngbya sp. O-77, the genomic window GGCGATCGCGATCCATCGGTTTCTCGGTGATGGCGATCGCCCCGTCAGGCCCAGTCTGCACCTCCATAAAGTCTGCCACCGTGGGCAAAAAGCGGAGGCGGCGATCAGGCTGGGGACGACACGCTAGCAGCCCCCGCGTATAGGGATGCTGGGGGTTAGAAAAAATGTCCATCACCGGGCCCATCTCCATCACCCGCCCGCGATACATCACCGCCACCGAGTCGGCAATTTCGGCAATAATGCCCAGGTCGTGGGTAATGAAAATAATGGACATATTGCGGCGATCGCGCAATTCTCGCAGCAGATCCAGAATCGTCGCCTGCACCGTCACATCCAGCGCCGTCGTCGGCTCATCGGCAATCAGCAGCACCGGATTGCAGGAAATCGCCATCGCAATCATCACCCGCTGGATTTGCCCGCCGGAGAGTTCATGCGGATAGCGGTCGAGCATCGCCTGCTTTTGGCGGATCACCTCTTGCTGAATCTGGCGATCGCTCAGTTCCCGCTCAGTTACGCCCGATCGTCCCACCGCAGGCACGCGCTTTTGCCAATCCTCCACCACGCGCCGCTCCAGTTCGGCATCGCTGGGCAACAGCCGCACCTCTTGCAACAGCCCCATCGCCCGCCGTCGCGCCTCAGCCTCGGAAATGTCCGTATGCTGTCGAATCGCCTCCACAAGCTGAAACCCACAGGTATAGACCGGGTTCAGCGAACTCATCGGCTCCTGAAAAATCATCGAAATCTTGCCGCCGCGCAGCCGTCGCCGCTGTTCTTCGCTCAGCGTCAGTAGGTTCACGGGGTCTGCCTCCGGCGACTCGCGAAACCAGATTTCGCCTGCTGTCACTCGTCCCGCCGGCCGCGGCAGCAGCCCCATCACCGCCAGCGAAGTCACCGACTTGCCCGACCCCGACTCGCCCACAATGCCCAGCGTCTGCCCCGGCCGCACCTGAAACGAAATGTCGTCAACCGCTACGTTCAGCCGATCTTCGGTTTTGAACTGCACCTGCAAGTTGCGAACATCAAGCACCGGCGCGAAATCAACAACATTTGGCATGGCGAACGATCCAAAGGATCAATGAGTTTGCAAAGATACCTGTAATTCTAGTGATTCTAGCAGCGTCAGCAAGAAATCCCCCACGCCTTCAATCGCACCCCCTCCCACCTTCAAGAGAATTCAAGGGTTTGAGCTTTGACATGACACTGTTCCGAAATTTCTAGCAGTTTTTTACTTTTCAGAAAAATTCAACATTGTTTGAGACTTGAGCCGTAATTTGCTACGGTTTATTACAGTTCAATAAGTAAATGTTGGGTTTATTTACAAAAACTCTTTAAAACTCTTTGACATCTTTGATGATTGATCTCTTACAGATCGCTCAAAGTCTTGGTATTCGGCAATTGAGACAGTTTCGCGGGAATCTGACGCGCATCGTCAGTTCACCTGTGTAGGGCGATCGCCCCTTTATATTCTCGACTGCTACCCATCCGCCAATTCCATCAGGATAGATAGATGAACAGGACAGAGCGACCTGTATAGTAAGGTCAAGTTGAGTTTTGCTACATAAGCCCCTTAGTCCAGATTGCTCTTGCAGGCAGGTAGTTTCATGTCATCGACCGTTGCACCCGACCAGGTTAATCGCATTGTCTGGAACCAACACCATGACCCCTTCGAGGTACTTGGCCCCCACCAGATTACACAAGACGACAAAACGGTTTGGGTCGTTCGCGCCTATTTGCCAAACGCCGATGCAGCCTGGGTCGTGTGCCCCGAAGAGCGAACTGAATACCCAATGGAAAGCACTCACCATCCCCACTTCTTCGAGTGCCTCCTGGAGCGTTCAGAACTCTCCAACTATCAGCTCCGAATCAAAGAGGGCGACCATGAGCGCGTCACTTACGATCCCTACGCGTTCCGATCGCCCCTACTGACCGACTTCGACATTCACCTCTTTGCCGAAGGAAACCACCACCGCATCTACGAAAAACTTGGCGCACACCTCACCGAGGTCGATGGAGTCAAAGGGGTATACTTTGCTGTCTGGGCACCCAACGCCCGCAACGTCTCTGTACTGGGCGATTTCAACTGGTGGGACGGCCGCAAACACCAAATGCGTCGCATTGGCAACGGCATCTGGGAGCTGTTCATTCCAGGGTTGGGCGCAGGCACTCACTACAAGTACGAAATCAAAAACCAGGAAGGGCATATTTACGAAAAATCCGATCCCTACGGTTTTTTTCAAGAAGTACGCCCTAAGACTGCCTCTATCGTGGCAGACCTGGAAACCTATGAATGGCAGGATCAAGACTGGATGGAAAAGCGCCGCCAGACCGATCCGCTGACCCAGCCTATTTCAGTCTACGAAGTCCACCTCGGTTCCTGGCTCCACGCCTCCTCTGCCGAACCTTACATCCGCCCCGATGGCACCGAAGAGCCGCCTGTCATTGTCGCGGATCTCAAGCCGGGCGCACGCTTCCTGACCTATCGCGAACTTGCCGATAAGCTCATTCCCTATGTCAAAGAACTGGGCTTCACTCATATTGAACTGCTGCCCATCGCTGAACATCCCTTTGATGGCTCTTGGGGATACCAGGTCACGGGCTATTACGCCGCGACCTCGCGCTACGGTTCTCCCCAGGACTTGATGTACTTTATCGATCAGTGCCACCAAAACGGCATTGGCGTAATCGTAGACTGGGTTCCGGGCCATTTCCCTAAGGATGGACATGGACTGGCACTATTCGACGGCACGCACCTCTACGAACACGCCGATCCCCGGAAAGGCGAACACAAGGAGTGGGGCACGCTGGTCTTCAACTACTCTCGTAACGAGGTTCGCAATTTCCTCGTTGCCAACGCCCTGTTCTGGTTCGACAAGTACCACATCGACGGCATCCGGGTTGATGCGGTCGCCTCTATGCTGTATCTCGACTATCAGCGTAAGCCTGGGGAGTGGGTGACCAACCAGTATGGCGGTCGAGAAAACGTGGAAGCAGCAGACTTCTTGCGCCAGATGAACCACGTTATTTTCAGCTACTTTCCTGGCATCCTCAGCATTGCCGAGGAATCGACGACCTGGCCGATGGTATCCTGGCCCACCTATGTTGGCGGGCTTGGGTTTAACCTGAAGTGGAACATGGGCTGGATGCACGACATGTTGGACTATTTCCACATGGACCCGTGGTTCCGCCAGTTCCACCAAAACAACATCACCTTCAGCATCATGTACGCCTTCAGCGAGAACTTTATGCTGGCGTTTTCTCATGATGAGGTGGTGCATGGAAAGAGCGCCATGATTGGCAAGATGCCAGGAGATGAATGGCAAAAGTATGCTAATTTGCGATGCCTGTACACCTACATGTACACGCATCCAGGCAAAAAGACGCTGTTTATGAGCAACGAGTTTGGCCAGTGGAATGAGTGGAACGTGTGGGGCGATTTGGAGTGGCATCTGCTGCAATACGAACCGCACCAAAAGCTGAAGCATTTTGTGAGCAAGCTCAATGAATTCTACAGGAGTGAGCCAGCACTCTATACGCAAGACTTTTCCTACGACGGTTTTGAGTGGATTGATTGCAACGATAATCGCCACAGTGTTGTATCTTTCATTCGCCAGGGCAAAGATCCTGAAGACTATGTGATTACGGTTTGCAACTTTACACCCCAGCCGCACGCGCACTATCGCGTCGGTGTGCCAGAACCTGGGTTCTACCGCGAATTGTTCAATAGCGATGCTCGCGAATATGGTGGTAGCAACATGGGCAACTTGGGCGGAAAGTGGGCCGATGAGTGGTCGTTCCACGGTCGTCCTTACTCGATCGATCTTTGCCTGCCGCCGTTGGGGGTGTTGGTGTTGAAGGTCGATCGCAATAGGACTCGCGAGGTTGCGGGTTCGGAGCATCCAGAGGCGTAACTTTGGCGGGTCTTCTTAGCCAGCTTTTGTGTAATTCGCAAGTGGAGATTGATGGCGATCGCCCCCCACCCAGTTTCTCAGCCAGACTGTACGCCAACAGGGTTCGTGTCTATTGTCGGCGCAGGCCCAGGGCTGCCAGATTACCTGACCTTGCAGGGGCGATCGCGCTTGGAGCGGGCTGAAGCGGTTGTCTACGATGCGCTCGTTTCTCCAGAGTTGCTCGACCTTTCGCCAGCAAGCTGCCAGCGTATTCACGTCGGAAAGCGCGGGGGGCAGCCCAGCCTCAAACAATCAGAAATCGATCGCCTTCTGGTTGACCTGTGCCAGCAGGGGCTACAAGTGGTTCGACTCAAAAGCGGCGACCCGTTCATCTTTGGGCGCACTGCGTCTGAAATTCAGGCATTGAACGCAGCAGGCTGTCGCTTTGAAGTCGTCCCTGGCATTTCCTCAGCTCTGGCAGGGCCCCTGTTGGCAAGTATCCCTCTCACAGACCCGGTGCTAAGCCGCAGCTTTGCCGTAGTGAGCGCTCATGAGCCGGATGCGCTGAATTGGCCGGCGCTGGCGGGAATAGATACGCTGGTTGTGCTGATGGGAACCCAACAGCTTGCGGTCGTTGTGGAGCGGTTAATTGCCAACGGGCGATCGCCCCACACCCCCATCGCCATTATTCGCTGGGCCGGGCATCCTCAGCAGCAAGTGTGGACAAGCACGCTGGAAGCGGTTGTACGACAAACCGCCCACGAA contains:
- a CDS encoding ABC transporter ATP-binding protein, whose protein sequence is MPNVVDFAPVLDVRNLQVQFKTEDRLNVAVDDISFQVRPGQTLGIVGESGSGKSVTSLAVMGLLPRPAGRVTAGEIWFRESPEADPVNLLTLSEEQRRRLRGGKISMIFQEPMSSLNPVYTCGFQLVEAIRQHTDISEAEARRRAMGLLQEVRLLPSDAELERRVVEDWQKRVPAVGRSGVTERELSDRQIQQEVIRQKQAMLDRYPHELSGGQIQRVMIAMAISCNPVLLIADEPTTALDVTVQATILDLLRELRDRRNMSIIFITHDLGIIAEIADSVAVMYRGRVMEMGPVMDIFSNPQHPYTRGLLACRPQPDRRLRFLPTVADFMEVQTGPDGAIAITEKPMDRDRLLLLSDEISDAESQERLTDLQGRSPLVSVENLEVGFPVRGLFGKTQRYLLAVNGVSFQVYPGETLGLVGESGCGKSTLSRALLRLIPTMGGRIVFDGQDVTHLEPRQLRQLRRDMQIIFQDPFSALDPRISIGAAVLEPLKIHNIGNARSRQERVAYLLERVGLDPRWSNRYPHEFSGGQRQRICIARALALNPRFVVCDESVSALDVSVQAQVLNLLKELQEEFKLTYIFISHDLSVVKFMSDRIMVMNRGRIEEIGPAEQIYRQPQQPYTRQLINAIPAGTLDAIRQRQAQRS
- the glgB gene encoding 1,4-alpha-glucan branching enzyme, whose amino-acid sequence is MSSTVAPDQVNRIVWNQHHDPFEVLGPHQITQDDKTVWVVRAYLPNADAAWVVCPEERTEYPMESTHHPHFFECLLERSELSNYQLRIKEGDHERVTYDPYAFRSPLLTDFDIHLFAEGNHHRIYEKLGAHLTEVDGVKGVYFAVWAPNARNVSVLGDFNWWDGRKHQMRRIGNGIWELFIPGLGAGTHYKYEIKNQEGHIYEKSDPYGFFQEVRPKTASIVADLETYEWQDQDWMEKRRQTDPLTQPISVYEVHLGSWLHASSAEPYIRPDGTEEPPVIVADLKPGARFLTYRELADKLIPYVKELGFTHIELLPIAEHPFDGSWGYQVTGYYAATSRYGSPQDLMYFIDQCHQNGIGVIVDWVPGHFPKDGHGLALFDGTHLYEHADPRKGEHKEWGTLVFNYSRNEVRNFLVANALFWFDKYHIDGIRVDAVASMLYLDYQRKPGEWVTNQYGGRENVEAADFLRQMNHVIFSYFPGILSIAEESTTWPMVSWPTYVGGLGFNLKWNMGWMHDMLDYFHMDPWFRQFHQNNITFSIMYAFSENFMLAFSHDEVVHGKSAMIGKMPGDEWQKYANLRCLYTYMYTHPGKKTLFMSNEFGQWNEWNVWGDLEWHLLQYEPHQKLKHFVSKLNEFYRSEPALYTQDFSYDGFEWIDCNDNRHSVVSFIRQGKDPEDYVITVCNFTPQPHAHYRVGVPEPGFYRELFNSDAREYGGSNMGNLGGKWADEWSFHGRPYSIDLCLPPLGVLVLKVDRNRTREVAGSEHPEA